The Desulfofalx alkaliphila DSM 12257 genome contains the following window.
TCATGTTGGCCAATATCAAAAAAAGGAAGTTGTTTTTTGAAAGGAGAGAAAAACCTAATGTTGAAGATGGGCAGTAAAGGAGTAAAGGTTACTGAGCTGCAAAGTGACTTAGCCAAGGCAGGTTTTAACCCTGGTGCGGCAGATGGGATATTTGGGCCAGCAACCGATAGAGCAGTTAAAGCATTTCAGCAGGCAAATGGCTTGGTGGTAGATGGCATTGTTGGGCCAGCTACACAGGCCAAGCTAACGGAGAGGGTTAATGTTAAACCTCGCCAAGCACAAAATAAACAACTGAGTAAAAACTTTAACGAGCGTGAATTTGCTTGCCGGCACTGTGGACAGATCCACATCGAGCCTGAGTTAATTAATAAACTGCAGGCGTTGCG
Protein-coding sequences here:
- a CDS encoding D-Ala-D-Ala carboxypeptidase family metallohydrolase, translated to MKGEKNLMLKMGSKGVKVTELQSDLAKAGFNPGAADGIFGPATDRAVKAFQQANGLVVDGIVGPATQAKLTERVNVKPRQAQNKQLSKNFNEREFACRHCGQIHIEPELINKLQALRDALSKPITVTSGYRCPTHNKNVGGASQSRHMQGQAADIVVPGVSPAQVARAAERVGFGGIGIYAKQGFTHVDIGPRRRWNG